The following proteins are encoded in a genomic region of Brachypodium distachyon strain Bd21 chromosome 1, Brachypodium_distachyon_v3.0, whole genome shotgun sequence:
- the LOC100835449 gene encoding thymidine kinase isoform X1, translated as MRSVCAMTALLSVCSSTSLRSSAFIPRAPFLSLPFRRDLSCSKLRLARSISTAAAAVKARAGGGRPLMEVRAAQSGEIHVIVGPMFAGKTTALIRRVQAEAATGSEPTCCHCPGQDEKSTVKKNWTVALIKSDKDNRYGLDSAVTHDGTKMACWALPKLSSFQDKLGTEAYDKVDVIGIDEAQFFDDLYDFCCKAADHDGKIVVVAGLDGDYKRNKFGSVLDIIPLADSVTKLTARCELCGHRAFFTLRKTQETRTEFIGGADVYMPVCRQHYLDGQIVIEATRIVMEVERSTVTHALK; from the exons ATGCGCTCCGTTTGCGCCATGACGGCCCTCCTCTCCGtctgctcctccacctccctccGCTCGAGCGCTTTCATTCCGCGAGCACCATTCTTGTCGCTCCCTTTCCGGCGGGATCTTTCTTGCTCCAAGCTCCGCTTGGCGAGGTCCATCTCtacagcagcggcggcagtcAAGGCTCGGGCAGGCGGCGGTCGACCGCTGATGGAGGTCCGGGCAGCGCAGTCCGGGGAGATTCACGTCATCGTGGGCCCCATGTTCGCCGGCAAGACTACCGCGCTCATCCGCCGCGTCCAGGCCGAGGCCGCCACCGGCAG TGAACCAACTTGCTGCCACTGTCCGGGGCAAGACGAAAAATCTACGGTTAAGAAGAACTG GACTGTGGCACTCATAAAGTCCGACAAAGACAATCGGTATGGATTGGATTCTGCTGTGACGCATGATGGCACAAAGATGGCGTGCTGGGCTCTACCCAAGCTTTCTAGCTTTCAAGATAAATTAGGAACAGAGGCTTATGATAAG GTAGATGTCATAGGAATTGATGAAGCCCAATTCTTTGACGATCTTTATGATTTCTGCTGCAAAGCTGCTGATCATGATGGAAAAATTGTTGTGGTTGCAGGCCTAGATGGTGACTACAAAAG GAATAAGTTTGGCTCAGTTCTGGACATCATTCCCCTGGCTGACTCGGTCACCAAGCTAACCGCACGCTGTGAGTTGTGTGGTCACCGGGCGTTCTTCACATTGAGGAAGACACAAGAAACTAGGACTGAATTTATTGGAGGAGCCGATGTGTATATGCCTGTATGTAGGCAGCACTACCTGGATGGGCAGATTGTTATCGAGGCCACAAGGATTGTTATGGAAGTTGAGAGATCCACAGTGACTCACGCTTTGAAGTAG
- the LOC100835449 gene encoding thymidine kinase isoform X2, with protein MRSVCAMTALLSVCSSTSLRSSAFIPRAPFLSLPFRRDLSCSKLRLARSISTAAAAVKARAGGGRPLMEVRAAQSGEIHVIVGPMFAGKTTALIRRVQAEAATGRTVALIKSDKDNRYGLDSAVTHDGTKMACWALPKLSSFQDKLGTEAYDKVDVIGIDEAQFFDDLYDFCCKAADHDGKIVVVAGLDGDYKRNKFGSVLDIIPLADSVTKLTARCELCGHRAFFTLRKTQETRTEFIGGADVYMPVCRQHYLDGQIVIEATRIVMEVERSTVTHALK; from the exons ATGCGCTCCGTTTGCGCCATGACGGCCCTCCTCTCCGtctgctcctccacctccctccGCTCGAGCGCTTTCATTCCGCGAGCACCATTCTTGTCGCTCCCTTTCCGGCGGGATCTTTCTTGCTCCAAGCTCCGCTTGGCGAGGTCCATCTCtacagcagcggcggcagtcAAGGCTCGGGCAGGCGGCGGTCGACCGCTGATGGAGGTCCGGGCAGCGCAGTCCGGGGAGATTCACGTCATCGTGGGCCCCATGTTCGCCGGCAAGACTACCGCGCTCATCCGCCGCGTCCAGGCCGAGGCCGCCACCGGCAG GACTGTGGCACTCATAAAGTCCGACAAAGACAATCGGTATGGATTGGATTCTGCTGTGACGCATGATGGCACAAAGATGGCGTGCTGGGCTCTACCCAAGCTTTCTAGCTTTCAAGATAAATTAGGAACAGAGGCTTATGATAAG GTAGATGTCATAGGAATTGATGAAGCCCAATTCTTTGACGATCTTTATGATTTCTGCTGCAAAGCTGCTGATCATGATGGAAAAATTGTTGTGGTTGCAGGCCTAGATGGTGACTACAAAAG GAATAAGTTTGGCTCAGTTCTGGACATCATTCCCCTGGCTGACTCGGTCACCAAGCTAACCGCACGCTGTGAGTTGTGTGGTCACCGGGCGTTCTTCACATTGAGGAAGACACAAGAAACTAGGACTGAATTTATTGGAGGAGCCGATGTGTATATGCCTGTATGTAGGCAGCACTACCTGGATGGGCAGATTGTTATCGAGGCCACAAGGATTGTTATGGAAGTTGAGAGATCCACAGTGACTCACGCTTTGAAGTAG